The following proteins are encoded in a genomic region of Oncorhynchus kisutch isolate 150728-3 linkage group LG6, Okis_V2, whole genome shotgun sequence:
- the LOC109893191 gene encoding cytokine receptor common subunit beta isoform X1 codes for MFFCSRGPVLLRSPGNMLLFWISCGSLLPLLVLCNNGQECCTIQDNTQYHVSPVLESLRCYNDYSSYVRCSWEESPHPSSQPLALLYWDSPENRESLCKPYGQRALNPSNIKLTAQCQYNTKYFGINTNHVFFFNTSCPPALLLSKNVRVRPPVHLSPKLVERGGCLLSWKSPYPPSSLLTPTLNYQVNYRRSNQDDWTAVEVQDTQLSVKAEAQVPGFQYEAKVRARRKTGLWSEWSPLVTWLTEEDPVPGPSNAQCVLDNETTVTCSWEVKRDLAQFLTFHLSCKHNHTAPAQKCCDNTMVGVPSRGPVLEYSCSFHVQDLEQLEVELIPTRNSKTFKTHKNIRPNRPLKVQIEERDGNWILKWNPPDFDLTYQVHYQVQYWSNETKEDTTFINVSQGSHSLSILGVSLRPSECYLVKVRALVVPGERDPFDGAPSEWTDPVEWTTESASWSITTFLYVFISILVAIVFIALYVTIPACHRRVVLWEVSVPSPLKSKVLGEVIKKSPDRLLFHESERSEKTYICRVQTQESREENSLCSSCSSVPLWLNSDVKANGLFHSITKEGWKKYDPNSSSLHLLSVDRSGPPALDSSGFSFSGPYIFCGDSSPAPSEFLSLEPPCEEFDNTLSNSEPTSPSSSERSAPSLSESSEGYVAMPQVCAGLSRSTEGVSDGVTSAVVADDSKNTGNNNGNNDIMAWPKSALLPPGPSSMPTCSPPSENEDPPPAYTPPTTTTTPPTLPPVGPTLHTSGYCFLPALQALGGWGHVQSSGPPKGGSQEQQACRREMRQEEQCKEDPYVRLSQLAT; via the exons ATGTTCTTCTGCTCCAGGGGACCAGTCCTCCTGCGCTCCCCGGGAAACATGCTCCTCTTCTGGATATCTTGTGgatcacttctccctctcctggtCCTTTGCAATAACGGACAAGAATGCTGCACCATCCAGGACAACACACAATATCATG TGTCCCCTGTGCTTGAGTCCCTGCGGTGCTACAATGACTACAGCTCCTACGTCCGCTGTAGCTGGGAGGAGAGTCCACACCCGTCCTCACAGCCGTTAGCCCTATTATACTGGGACAGCCCTGAGAACCG TGAGTCCTTGTGTAAACCCTATGGTCAGCGAGCACTGAATCCCAGCAACATCAAGCTCACTGCCCAGTGTCAGTACAACACTAAATACTTTGGCATCAATACCAACCATGTCTTCTTCTTCAATACCTCCTGTCCCCCTGCCCTGCTTCTGTCTAAGAATG TGAGGGTGCGTCCACCAGTCCACCTATCACCGAAGcttgtagagagagggggctgttTGCTCAGCTGGAAAAGCCCCTACCCCCCATCATCCCTCTTGACCCCTACTCTCAACTACCAGGTCAACTACAGGAGGTCTAACCAGGATGACTGGACA GCAGTGGAGGTTCAGGACACCCAGCTGAGTGTGAAGGCTGAGGCTCAGGTGCCCGGCTTCCAGTATGAAGCCAAGGTGAGGGCAAGGAGGAAGACAGGACTGTGGAGCGAGTGGAGCCCCCTAGTGACCTGGTTGACTGAGGAGG ACCCTGTGCCAGGCCCCTCCAATGCGCAGTGTGTGTTGGATAATGAGACTACGGTGACATGCAGTTGGGAGGTGAAGAGAGACCTGGCTCAGTTCCTTACCTTCCACCTGTCCTGCAAACACAACCACACGGCACC AGCCCAGAAATGCTGTGATAACACCATGGTCGGCGTTCCATCCAGGGGTCCAGTGCTAGAATACAGCTGCTCCTTCCATGTCCAAGACTTAGAGCAGCTAGAGGTGGAGCTCATCCCCACACGCAACAGCAAAACGtttaaaacacacaaaaaca TTCGTCCAAACCGTCCACTCAAAGtgcagatagaagagagagatgggaactGGATTCTAAAATGGAATCCGCCTGATTTTGATCTGACCTATCAGGTGCACTATCAGGTGCAATACTGGAGTAATGAGACTAAG GAGGATACTACGTTCATCAATGTCTCCCAGGGGTCCCACTCGCTCTCCATACTGGGGGTGTCCCTGCGCCCCTCTGAGTGCTACCTGGTTAAGGTGAGAGCCCTGGTGGTTCCAGGAGAGCGTGATCCTTTTGACGGAGCCCCCTCAGAATGGACCGACCCAGTGGAGTGGACCACAGAATCAG CTTCCTGGTCCATCACCACCTTCCTCTACGTCTTCATCAGTATACTGGTGGCCATTGTCTTCATCGCTCTCTATGTTACCATACCAGCCTGTCACAG GAGGGTAGTCCTGTGGGAGGTGTCTGTCCCGTCGCCCCTCAAGAGCAAGGTACTGGGAGAGGTCATTAAG AAATCTCCTGATAGGTTGTTATTCCATGAGAGTGAGAGAAGTGAGAAGACCTACATCTGCAGGGTACAGACACAGGAGAGCAGGGAGGAAAACAGTCTCTGCTCCAGCTG CTCTTCAGTTCCATTGTGGTTGAACTCAGATGTAAAAGCAAATGGACTGTTCCATTCCATTACCAAGGAGGGGTGGAAGAAGTATGACCCaaactcttcctccctccatttgCTGTCTGTGGACAGATCTGGCCCTCCTGCTCTGGACTCATCCGGCTTCAGCTTCAGTGGCCCTTACATCTTCTGTGGCGACAGTTCACCGGCGCCGAGTGAGTTTCTGAGTCTGGAGCCTCCCTGTGAGGAGTTCGAcaacactctctctaactctgaaCCCACTTCTCCGTCCTCCTCGGAGAGGTCTGCCCCATCCCTCTCGGAGTCGAGTGAGGGCTACGTGGCGATGCCTCAGGTCTGTGCTGGCCTGTCCAGATCAACAGAGGGAGTATCTGATGGTGTTACGAGCGCTGTAGTAGCGGACGACAGTAAGAACACTGGTAACAACAACGGCAACAACGACATCATGGCATGGCCCAAGTCAGCGCTCCTCCCACCCGGACCTAGCTCTATGCCCACCTGCTCACCACCCAGTGAGAATGAAGACCCTCCTCCAGCGTACACACCCCcaaccaccacaaccaccccTCCCACCTTGCCCCCAGTGGGCCCTACCCTACACACCTCTGGGTACTGCTTCCTCCCGGCCCTACAGGCACTTGGGGGCTGGGGCCATGTGCAGTCTTCTGGACCACCTAAAGGGGGCAGTCAAGAGCAGCAGGCCTGTAGGAGGGAGATGAGGCAGGAGGAGCAGTGCAAGGAGGATCCATATGTCAGACTGTCCCAGCTAGCcacttag
- the LOC109893191 gene encoding cytokine receptor common subunit beta isoform X2 has translation MLLFWISCGSLLPLLVLCNNGQECCTIQDNTQYHVSPVLESLRCYNDYSSYVRCSWEESPHPSSQPLALLYWDSPENRESLCKPYGQRALNPSNIKLTAQCQYNTKYFGINTNHVFFFNTSCPPALLLSKNVRVRPPVHLSPKLVERGGCLLSWKSPYPPSSLLTPTLNYQVNYRRSNQDDWTAVEVQDTQLSVKAEAQVPGFQYEAKVRARRKTGLWSEWSPLVTWLTEEDPVPGPSNAQCVLDNETTVTCSWEVKRDLAQFLTFHLSCKHNHTAPAQKCCDNTMVGVPSRGPVLEYSCSFHVQDLEQLEVELIPTRNSKTFKTHKNIRPNRPLKVQIEERDGNWILKWNPPDFDLTYQVHYQVQYWSNETKEDTTFINVSQGSHSLSILGVSLRPSECYLVKVRALVVPGERDPFDGAPSEWTDPVEWTTESASWSITTFLYVFISILVAIVFIALYVTIPACHRRVVLWEVSVPSPLKSKVLGEVIKKSPDRLLFHESERSEKTYICRVQTQESREENSLCSSCSSVPLWLNSDVKANGLFHSITKEGWKKYDPNSSSLHLLSVDRSGPPALDSSGFSFSGPYIFCGDSSPAPSEFLSLEPPCEEFDNTLSNSEPTSPSSSERSAPSLSESSEGYVAMPQVCAGLSRSTEGVSDGVTSAVVADDSKNTGNNNGNNDIMAWPKSALLPPGPSSMPTCSPPSENEDPPPAYTPPTTTTTPPTLPPVGPTLHTSGYCFLPALQALGGWGHVQSSGPPKGGSQEQQACRREMRQEEQCKEDPYVRLSQLAT, from the exons ATGCTCCTCTTCTGGATATCTTGTGgatcacttctccctctcctggtCCTTTGCAATAACGGACAAGAATGCTGCACCATCCAGGACAACACACAATATCATG TGTCCCCTGTGCTTGAGTCCCTGCGGTGCTACAATGACTACAGCTCCTACGTCCGCTGTAGCTGGGAGGAGAGTCCACACCCGTCCTCACAGCCGTTAGCCCTATTATACTGGGACAGCCCTGAGAACCG TGAGTCCTTGTGTAAACCCTATGGTCAGCGAGCACTGAATCCCAGCAACATCAAGCTCACTGCCCAGTGTCAGTACAACACTAAATACTTTGGCATCAATACCAACCATGTCTTCTTCTTCAATACCTCCTGTCCCCCTGCCCTGCTTCTGTCTAAGAATG TGAGGGTGCGTCCACCAGTCCACCTATCACCGAAGcttgtagagagagggggctgttTGCTCAGCTGGAAAAGCCCCTACCCCCCATCATCCCTCTTGACCCCTACTCTCAACTACCAGGTCAACTACAGGAGGTCTAACCAGGATGACTGGACA GCAGTGGAGGTTCAGGACACCCAGCTGAGTGTGAAGGCTGAGGCTCAGGTGCCCGGCTTCCAGTATGAAGCCAAGGTGAGGGCAAGGAGGAAGACAGGACTGTGGAGCGAGTGGAGCCCCCTAGTGACCTGGTTGACTGAGGAGG ACCCTGTGCCAGGCCCCTCCAATGCGCAGTGTGTGTTGGATAATGAGACTACGGTGACATGCAGTTGGGAGGTGAAGAGAGACCTGGCTCAGTTCCTTACCTTCCACCTGTCCTGCAAACACAACCACACGGCACC AGCCCAGAAATGCTGTGATAACACCATGGTCGGCGTTCCATCCAGGGGTCCAGTGCTAGAATACAGCTGCTCCTTCCATGTCCAAGACTTAGAGCAGCTAGAGGTGGAGCTCATCCCCACACGCAACAGCAAAACGtttaaaacacacaaaaaca TTCGTCCAAACCGTCCACTCAAAGtgcagatagaagagagagatgggaactGGATTCTAAAATGGAATCCGCCTGATTTTGATCTGACCTATCAGGTGCACTATCAGGTGCAATACTGGAGTAATGAGACTAAG GAGGATACTACGTTCATCAATGTCTCCCAGGGGTCCCACTCGCTCTCCATACTGGGGGTGTCCCTGCGCCCCTCTGAGTGCTACCTGGTTAAGGTGAGAGCCCTGGTGGTTCCAGGAGAGCGTGATCCTTTTGACGGAGCCCCCTCAGAATGGACCGACCCAGTGGAGTGGACCACAGAATCAG CTTCCTGGTCCATCACCACCTTCCTCTACGTCTTCATCAGTATACTGGTGGCCATTGTCTTCATCGCTCTCTATGTTACCATACCAGCCTGTCACAG GAGGGTAGTCCTGTGGGAGGTGTCTGTCCCGTCGCCCCTCAAGAGCAAGGTACTGGGAGAGGTCATTAAG AAATCTCCTGATAGGTTGTTATTCCATGAGAGTGAGAGAAGTGAGAAGACCTACATCTGCAGGGTACAGACACAGGAGAGCAGGGAGGAAAACAGTCTCTGCTCCAGCTG CTCTTCAGTTCCATTGTGGTTGAACTCAGATGTAAAAGCAAATGGACTGTTCCATTCCATTACCAAGGAGGGGTGGAAGAAGTATGACCCaaactcttcctccctccatttgCTGTCTGTGGACAGATCTGGCCCTCCTGCTCTGGACTCATCCGGCTTCAGCTTCAGTGGCCCTTACATCTTCTGTGGCGACAGTTCACCGGCGCCGAGTGAGTTTCTGAGTCTGGAGCCTCCCTGTGAGGAGTTCGAcaacactctctctaactctgaaCCCACTTCTCCGTCCTCCTCGGAGAGGTCTGCCCCATCCCTCTCGGAGTCGAGTGAGGGCTACGTGGCGATGCCTCAGGTCTGTGCTGGCCTGTCCAGATCAACAGAGGGAGTATCTGATGGTGTTACGAGCGCTGTAGTAGCGGACGACAGTAAGAACACTGGTAACAACAACGGCAACAACGACATCATGGCATGGCCCAAGTCAGCGCTCCTCCCACCCGGACCTAGCTCTATGCCCACCTGCTCACCACCCAGTGAGAATGAAGACCCTCCTCCAGCGTACACACCCCcaaccaccacaaccaccccTCCCACCTTGCCCCCAGTGGGCCCTACCCTACACACCTCTGGGTACTGCTTCCTCCCGGCCCTACAGGCACTTGGGGGCTGGGGCCATGTGCAGTCTTCTGGACCACCTAAAGGGGGCAGTCAAGAGCAGCAGGCCTGTAGGAGGGAGATGAGGCAGGAGGAGCAGTGCAAGGAGGATCCATATGTCAGACTGTCCCAGCTAGCcacttag